In one Excalfactoria chinensis isolate bCotChi1 chromosome 17, bCotChi1.hap2, whole genome shotgun sequence genomic region, the following are encoded:
- the SPAG9 gene encoding C-Jun-amino-terminal kinase-interacting protein 4 isoform X9: MNPGCMLLFVFGFVGGAVVINSAILVSLSVLLLVHFSISTGVPALTQNLPRILRKERPISLGIFPLPPGDALLTPEAQKEAGETPGSEHWKFHELSQPRSHTSLKDELSDVSQAGSKTTTPASTAASDVPALPAETPQKEDAEGFAKGTDMQNEKPDVSKNIEVQVAQETRNVSTGGNENEEKSEVQAIIESTPELDMDKDLSGYKGSSTPTKGIENKAFDRNTESLFEELSSAGSGLIGDVDEGADLLGMGREVENLILENTQLLETKNALNVVKNDLIAKVDELTCEKDVLQGELEAVKQAKQKLEEKNKELEEELKKARAEAEEARQKAKEDDDSDVPTAQRKRFTRVEMARVLMERNQYKERLMELQEAVRWTEMIRASRENPAMQEKKRSSIWQFFSRLFSSSSNTAKKPEPPVNVKYNAPTSHITPSVKKRSSTLSQLPSDKSKAFEFLSDETEASLASRREQKREQYRQVKAHVQKEDGRVQAFGWSLPQKYKQVANGGQGDNKMKNLPVPVYLRPLDEKDTSMKLWCAVGVNLSGGKTRDGGSVVGASVFYNDVAGTDADGNKQRTGSQSSLDRLDQELKDQQKELKHQEDLSSLVWICTSTHSATKVIIIDANQPGNILDSFIVCNSHVLCIASVPGARETDYPAGEEGSQEVDPSQVDKSSLCGSMTSNSSAETDSMLGGITVVGCTAEGVTGAPVAHSANGASPMAEKQSDITNESNAVDDNIPTAEEATEATEVSAGTEDITDIGQTGVYTEHVFTDPLGVQNTEASPVYQPGTESELYKDVAVLPNEQDLVREEAQKMSSLLPTMWLGTQNGCLYVHSSVAHWRKCIHAIKLKDSILSIVHVKGIVLVALADGTLAIFHRGVDGQWDLTNYHLLDLGRPHHSIRCMTVVHDKVWCGYRNKIYVVQPKAMKIEKSFDAHPRRESQVRQLAWVGDGVWVSIRLDSTLRLYHAHTYQHLQDVDIEPYVSKMLGTGKLGFSFVRITALMVSCNRLWVGTGNGVIISIPLTETNKAAAGSGNRPGSVIRVYGDENSDKVTPGTFIPYCSMAHAQLCFHGHRDAVKFFVAVPGQVVCPQGSSGTELTSDKPVQESFSQGPIKSMLVISGGEGYIDFRMGDEGGESELLGEALQLEPSVAKAERSHLIVWQVMYGSE, from the exons AAAGGAGCGGCCGATATCACTGGGCATCTTCCCTTTGCCTCCTGGAGACGCACTGCTCACACCTGAAGCTCAGAAAGAAGCAGGGGAAACACCTGGGTCAGAGCACTGGAAATTCCACGAGCTAAGCCAGCCACGGTCCCACACGAGTCTGAAG GATGAGCTCTCTGATGTTAGCCAAGCAGGCTCAAAAACCACTACTCCAGCATCCACAGCTGCTTCAGATGtacctgcactgcctgctgagACTCCTCAAAAGGAAGATGCTGAGGGATTTGCGAAGGGCACAGATATGCAGAATGAGAAGCCGGACGTAAGCAAGAATATTGAAGTACAGGTAGCTCAAGAGACAAGGAATGTGTCCACAG gtggaaatgaaaatgaagaaaaatctgaagttcAGGCAATCATTGAGTCAACTCCAGAGCTGGATATGGATAAAGATCTCAGTGGATATAAAGGTTCCAG CACTCCTACCAAAGGCATAGAGAACAAAGCATTTGACCGTAATACGGAATCACTCTTTGAAGAGCTGTCATCTGCTGGGTCTGGCTTAATTGGAGATGTGGATGAGGGTGCAGACTTGCTGG gaATGGGTCGTGAGGTAGAAAACCTTATTTTGGAAAACACTCAGCTGTTGGAGACAAA GAATGCACTGAATGTGGTGAAGAATGATTTAATAGCAAAGGTGGATGAATTGACCTGTGAGAAGGATGTCCTGCAAGGTGAATTAGAGGCTgtaaaacaagcaaagcaaaagcttgaagagaagaataaagaacTGGAAGAGGAGcttaaaaa agCTCgtgcagaagcagaggaagcaagACAAAAAGCTAAAGAGGATGATGAT aGTGATGTCCCCACCGCTCAGCGGAAGCGCTTTACTCGTGTTGAAATGGCTCGTGTTCTGATGGAAAGAAATCAGTATAAAGAGAGGCTGATGGAACTTCAGGAAGCTGTTCGATGGACTGAAATGATAAG AGCATCAAGAGAAAATCCAGCCatgcaagaaaagaagagaTCCAGCATATGGCAGTT tTTTAGCAGGCTCTTCAGTTCATCTAGCAATACAGCTAAGAAACCAGAACCTCCTGTCAACGTTAAATATAATGCTCCAACCTCACATATAACTCCATCAGtcaagaaaagaagcagcaccTTATCTCAATTACCTAGTGACAAATCTAAAGCCTTTGAATTCCTCAGTGACGA AACTGAAGCCAGTTTAGCCTCACgcagagagcagaagagagaacagTATCGCCAAGTGAAAGCTCATGTCCAGAAAGAGGATGGTAGAGTGCAAGCATTTGGCTGGAGTCTACCTCAAAAATACAAACAG gTGGCAAATGGTGGCCAAGGTGACAATAAGATGAAAAACTTACCCGTACCTGTTTACCTGAGACCTTTAGATGAGAAGGATACCTCTATGAAG ctgtGGTGTGCTGTGGGAGTAAACCTGTCAGGAGGGAAGACACGGGATGGTGGGTCTGTGGTTGGTGCTAGTGTGTTCTACAATGATGTGGCTGGCACGGATGCAGATGGCAACAAGCAACGCACAGGATCTCAGAGTAGCTTAGACAGACTAGACCAGGAGCTCAAG GACcagcagaaggagctgaaacATCAGGAAGACTTATCCAGTCTAGTCTGGATCTGTACAAGCACACATTCTGCTACGAAAGTTATCATTATTGATGCTAATCAACCAGGAAATATTCTGGACAGTTTCATTGTTTGTAATTCTCACGTGCTTTGTATTGCTAGCGTACCAG GAGCAAGGGAAACAGACTATCCTGCAGGAGAGGAAGGGTCTCAAGAAGTGGATCCCAGTCAAGTGGACAAGTCTTCTCTGTGTGGAAGTATGACTagcaacagctctgcagaaactGATAGCATGCTGGGAGGAATAACAGTGGTTGGCTGTACTGCAGAGGGTGTTACAGGAGCACCTGTAGCTCATAGTGCAAATGGTGCCTCGCCAATGGCAGAGAAACAGTCAG ATATTACAAATGAAAGTAATGCAGTAGATGACAACATTCCAACTGCAGAAGAGGCGACAGAAGCAACAGAAGTCAGTGCAGGGACAGAAGATATAACTGATATTGGACAAACTGGAGTCTATACAGAGCACGTCTTCACAGATCCTCTGGGAGTGCAGAACACAGAGGCATCTCCAGTGTACCAGCCTGG CACTGAGTCAGAGCTATATAAAGATGTTGCAGTTTTGCCAAATGAGCAAGATCTAGTGAgagaagaagcacagaaaatgagtAGCCTTTTACCAACGATGTGGCTTGGAACACAGAATGGATG CCTCTATGTTCATTCATCAGTGGCTCACTGGAGGAAATGCATTCATGCCATTAAACTTAAAGATTCTATTCTCAGTATTGT ACATGTGAAAGGAATAGTATTAGTTGCACTAGCTGATGGAACACTAGCAATATTTCACCGAGGAGTTG atggTCAGTGGGATTTGACAAACTATCACCTCTTAGACCTGGGCCGGCCGCATCATTCTATAAGATGCATGACAGTGGTGCATGACAAAGTCTGGTGTGGCTACAGGAACAAAATCTATGTTGTTCAACCAAAGGCCATGAAAATAGAG AAGTCATTTGATGCACACCCAAGAAGAGAAAGCCAAGTGAGACAGCTGGCATGGGTGGGTGATGGGGTATGGGTGTCGATTCGTTTGGACTCTACCCTGCGTCTCTATCATGCACACACGTATCAGCATCTGCAAGACGTGGACATTGAACCTTATGTAAGCAAAATGTTAG gtACTGGTAAACTGGGATTCTCATTTGTGAGAATCACAGCTCTTATGGTGTCTTGTAATCGTTTATGGGTAGGAACAGGAAATGGTGTCATCATCTCCATTCCGTTAACAGAAA ctAATAAAGCAGCCGCAGGCTCTGGAAACCGTCCAGGTAGTGTAATTCGTGTATATGGAGATGAGAACAGTGACAAAGTGACTCCAGGAACCTTCATACCATATTGTTCAATGGCACACGCACAGCTTTGCTTCCATGGGCACCGTGATGCTGTCAAATTCTTTGTCGCAGTTCCTG GTCAGGTTGTTTGCCCACAGGGTAGTAGTGGAACAGAGCTAACAAGTGACAAGCCAGTCCAAGAGTCCTTCAGCCAGGGTCCCATAAAATCGATGTTGGTGATAAGTGGTGGAGAAGGATATATTGACTTCAGAATGG gtgATGAAGGTGGAGAATCTGAACTTCTTGGAGAAGCTCTACAACTTGAACCTTCCGTAGCCAAAGCTGAGAGGAGTCACTTAATAGTGTGGCAAGTAATGTATGGCAGTGAGTGA
- the SPAG9 gene encoding C-Jun-amino-terminal kinase-interacting protein 4 isoform X7, whose translation MNPGCMLLFVFGFVGGAVVINSAILVSLSVLLLVHFSISTGVPALTQNLPRILRKERPISLGIFPLPPGDALLTPEAQKEAGETPGSEHWKFHELSQPRSHTSLKDELSDVSQAGSKTTTPASTAASDVPALPAETPQKEDAEGFAKGTDMQNEKPDVSKNIEVQVAQETRNVSTGGNENEEKSEVQAIIESTPELDMDKDLSGYKGSSTPTKGIENKAFDRNTESLFEELSSAGSGLIGDVDEGADLLGMGREVENLILENTQLLETKNALNVVKNDLIAKVDELTCEKDVLQGELEAVKQAKQKLEEKNKELEEELKKARAEAEEARQKAKEDDDSDVPTAQRKRFTRVEMARVLMERNQYKERLMELQEAVRWTEMIRASRENPAMQEKKRSSIWQFFSRLFSSSSNTAKKPEPPVNVKYNAPTSHITPSVKKRSSTLSQLPSDKSKAFEFLSDETEASLASRREQKREQYRQVKAHVQKEDGRVQAFGWSLPQKYKQVANGGQGDNKMKNLPVPVYLRPLDEKDTSMKLWCAVGVNLSGGKTRDGGSVVGASVFYNDVAGTDADGNKQRTGSQSSLDRLDQELKDQQKELKHQEDLSSLVWICTSTHSATKVIIIDANQPGNILDSFIVCNSHVLCIASVPGARETDYPAGEEGSQEVDPSQVDKSSLCGSMTSNSSAETDSMLGGITVVGCTAEGVTGAPVAHSANGASPMAEKQSDITNESNAVDDNIPTAEEATEATEVSAGTEDITDIGQTGVYTEHVFTDPLGVQNTEASPVYQPGTESELYKDVAVLPNEQDLVREEAQKMSSLLPTMWLGTQNGCLYVHSSVAHWRKCIHAIKLKDSILSIVHVKGIVLVALADGTLAIFHRGVDGQWDLTNYHLLDLGRPHHSIRCMTVVHDKVWCGYRNKIYVVQPKAMKIEKSFDAHPRRESQVRQLAWVGDGVWVSIRLDSTLRLYHAHTYQHLQDVDIEPYVSKMLGTGKLGFSFVRITALMVSCNRLWVGTGNGVIISIPLTETVILHQGRLLGLRANKAAAGSGNRPGSVIRVYGDENSDKVTPGTFIPYCSMAHAQLCFHGHRDAVKFFVAVPGQVVCPQGSSGTELTSDKPVQESFSQGPIKSMLVISGGEGYIDFRMGDEGGESELLGEALQLEPSVAKAERSHLIVWQVMYGSE comes from the exons AAAGGAGCGGCCGATATCACTGGGCATCTTCCCTTTGCCTCCTGGAGACGCACTGCTCACACCTGAAGCTCAGAAAGAAGCAGGGGAAACACCTGGGTCAGAGCACTGGAAATTCCACGAGCTAAGCCAGCCACGGTCCCACACGAGTCTGAAG GATGAGCTCTCTGATGTTAGCCAAGCAGGCTCAAAAACCACTACTCCAGCATCCACAGCTGCTTCAGATGtacctgcactgcctgctgagACTCCTCAAAAGGAAGATGCTGAGGGATTTGCGAAGGGCACAGATATGCAGAATGAGAAGCCGGACGTAAGCAAGAATATTGAAGTACAGGTAGCTCAAGAGACAAGGAATGTGTCCACAG gtggaaatgaaaatgaagaaaaatctgaagttcAGGCAATCATTGAGTCAACTCCAGAGCTGGATATGGATAAAGATCTCAGTGGATATAAAGGTTCCAG CACTCCTACCAAAGGCATAGAGAACAAAGCATTTGACCGTAATACGGAATCACTCTTTGAAGAGCTGTCATCTGCTGGGTCTGGCTTAATTGGAGATGTGGATGAGGGTGCAGACTTGCTGG gaATGGGTCGTGAGGTAGAAAACCTTATTTTGGAAAACACTCAGCTGTTGGAGACAAA GAATGCACTGAATGTGGTGAAGAATGATTTAATAGCAAAGGTGGATGAATTGACCTGTGAGAAGGATGTCCTGCAAGGTGAATTAGAGGCTgtaaaacaagcaaagcaaaagcttgaagagaagaataaagaacTGGAAGAGGAGcttaaaaa agCTCgtgcagaagcagaggaagcaagACAAAAAGCTAAAGAGGATGATGAT aGTGATGTCCCCACCGCTCAGCGGAAGCGCTTTACTCGTGTTGAAATGGCTCGTGTTCTGATGGAAAGAAATCAGTATAAAGAGAGGCTGATGGAACTTCAGGAAGCTGTTCGATGGACTGAAATGATAAG AGCATCAAGAGAAAATCCAGCCatgcaagaaaagaagagaTCCAGCATATGGCAGTT tTTTAGCAGGCTCTTCAGTTCATCTAGCAATACAGCTAAGAAACCAGAACCTCCTGTCAACGTTAAATATAATGCTCCAACCTCACATATAACTCCATCAGtcaagaaaagaagcagcaccTTATCTCAATTACCTAGTGACAAATCTAAAGCCTTTGAATTCCTCAGTGACGA AACTGAAGCCAGTTTAGCCTCACgcagagagcagaagagagaacagTATCGCCAAGTGAAAGCTCATGTCCAGAAAGAGGATGGTAGAGTGCAAGCATTTGGCTGGAGTCTACCTCAAAAATACAAACAG gTGGCAAATGGTGGCCAAGGTGACAATAAGATGAAAAACTTACCCGTACCTGTTTACCTGAGACCTTTAGATGAGAAGGATACCTCTATGAAG ctgtGGTGTGCTGTGGGAGTAAACCTGTCAGGAGGGAAGACACGGGATGGTGGGTCTGTGGTTGGTGCTAGTGTGTTCTACAATGATGTGGCTGGCACGGATGCAGATGGCAACAAGCAACGCACAGGATCTCAGAGTAGCTTAGACAGACTAGACCAGGAGCTCAAG GACcagcagaaggagctgaaacATCAGGAAGACTTATCCAGTCTAGTCTGGATCTGTACAAGCACACATTCTGCTACGAAAGTTATCATTATTGATGCTAATCAACCAGGAAATATTCTGGACAGTTTCATTGTTTGTAATTCTCACGTGCTTTGTATTGCTAGCGTACCAG GAGCAAGGGAAACAGACTATCCTGCAGGAGAGGAAGGGTCTCAAGAAGTGGATCCCAGTCAAGTGGACAAGTCTTCTCTGTGTGGAAGTATGACTagcaacagctctgcagaaactGATAGCATGCTGGGAGGAATAACAGTGGTTGGCTGTACTGCAGAGGGTGTTACAGGAGCACCTGTAGCTCATAGTGCAAATGGTGCCTCGCCAATGGCAGAGAAACAGTCAG ATATTACAAATGAAAGTAATGCAGTAGATGACAACATTCCAACTGCAGAAGAGGCGACAGAAGCAACAGAAGTCAGTGCAGGGACAGAAGATATAACTGATATTGGACAAACTGGAGTCTATACAGAGCACGTCTTCACAGATCCTCTGGGAGTGCAGAACACAGAGGCATCTCCAGTGTACCAGCCTGG CACTGAGTCAGAGCTATATAAAGATGTTGCAGTTTTGCCAAATGAGCAAGATCTAGTGAgagaagaagcacagaaaatgagtAGCCTTTTACCAACGATGTGGCTTGGAACACAGAATGGATG CCTCTATGTTCATTCATCAGTGGCTCACTGGAGGAAATGCATTCATGCCATTAAACTTAAAGATTCTATTCTCAGTATTGT ACATGTGAAAGGAATAGTATTAGTTGCACTAGCTGATGGAACACTAGCAATATTTCACCGAGGAGTTG atggTCAGTGGGATTTGACAAACTATCACCTCTTAGACCTGGGCCGGCCGCATCATTCTATAAGATGCATGACAGTGGTGCATGACAAAGTCTGGTGTGGCTACAGGAACAAAATCTATGTTGTTCAACCAAAGGCCATGAAAATAGAG AAGTCATTTGATGCACACCCAAGAAGAGAAAGCCAAGTGAGACAGCTGGCATGGGTGGGTGATGGGGTATGGGTGTCGATTCGTTTGGACTCTACCCTGCGTCTCTATCATGCACACACGTATCAGCATCTGCAAGACGTGGACATTGAACCTTATGTAAGCAAAATGTTAG gtACTGGTAAACTGGGATTCTCATTTGTGAGAATCACAGCTCTTATGGTGTCTTGTAATCGTTTATGGGTAGGAACAGGAAATGGTGTCATCATCTCCATTCCGTTAACAGAAA CTGTAATCCTCCACCAGGGACGTTTACTGGGGCTGAGGG ctAATAAAGCAGCCGCAGGCTCTGGAAACCGTCCAGGTAGTGTAATTCGTGTATATGGAGATGAGAACAGTGACAAAGTGACTCCAGGAACCTTCATACCATATTGTTCAATGGCACACGCACAGCTTTGCTTCCATGGGCACCGTGATGCTGTCAAATTCTTTGTCGCAGTTCCTG GTCAGGTTGTTTGCCCACAGGGTAGTAGTGGAACAGAGCTAACAAGTGACAAGCCAGTCCAAGAGTCCTTCAGCCAGGGTCCCATAAAATCGATGTTGGTGATAAGTGGTGGAGAAGGATATATTGACTTCAGAATGG gtgATGAAGGTGGAGAATCTGAACTTCTTGGAGAAGCTCTACAACTTGAACCTTCCGTAGCCAAAGCTGAGAGGAGTCACTTAATAGTGTGGCAAGTAATGTATGGCAGTGAGTGA